In Desulfocurvibacter africanus subsp. africanus DSM 2603, one DNA window encodes the following:
- the panD gene encoding aspartate 1-decarboxylase — MTEATRLFMYGKIHRATVTGADVDYVGSITVDPLLLAAAGIYPHTMVDVVSVTSGERIQTYVIEGPAGGGDICLNGAAAHKFRAGDLAIIMAYEQVPLSQLPGRVSRAVHVDGRNRLVSVDKHVTPSLDDLGRNSRLGEKYRSVPEAEKA, encoded by the coding sequence ATGACCGAAGCGACGCGCCTTTTCATGTACGGTAAGATCCACCGCGCCACAGTGACCGGCGCGGATGTCGATTATGTCGGTTCCATCACCGTGGACCCGCTGCTGCTGGCCGCCGCCGGCATCTATCCGCACACCATGGTCGACGTGGTCAGCGTGACCAGCGGCGAGCGCATCCAGACCTATGTCATCGAGGGTCCGGCGGGCGGCGGGGACATCTGCCTCAACGGCGCGGCTGCCCACAAGTTCCGCGCGGGCGACCTGGCCATCATCATGGCCTACGAGCAGGTCCCGTTGAGCCAGCTTCCAGGCCGCGTCAGCCGGGCCGTGCACGTGGACGGCCGCAACCGACTTGTGTCCGTAGACAAGCACGTAACCCCCAGCCTGGACGACCTGGGGCGCAACAGCCGCTTGGGCGAGAAGTACCGGAGCGTCCCGGAAGCCGAAAAAGCCTGA
- a CDS encoding YciI family protein, with product MFIVSVTYTADLSQIDAHLPAHIEFLKKHFDAGNFLLSGRKQPRTGGIIIAAMHNEQELWSILRQDPFHLHGVAEYALTRFLPTMSREDVAFLREV from the coding sequence ATGTTCATCGTATCCGTGACCTACACCGCCGATCTCTCCCAGATCGACGCGCACCTGCCTGCCCATATCGAGTTCCTGAAGAAGCACTTCGACGCCGGGAACTTCCTGCTCTCCGGCCGCAAGCAGCCGCGCACCGGCGGGATCATCATCGCAGCCATGCACAACGAGCAGGAGCTTTGGTCCATTCTGCGCCAGGACCCTTTTCACCTGCACGGAGTGGCCGAGTACGCGCTGACCCGCTTCCTGCCTACCATGTCCCGCGAGGACGTGGCGTTCCTGAGGGAAGTGTAG